The window GCATAtagtttcctttttctttttatgttaTATGTCCCATATTAATTCACTGGAAGATTGGACATTCTGATAAAGTATTTTATAAAGCTTTTTGATGTTACCAATTTTTCAATATAAATAACAGATATGgatgtaaaagaaaaaagatgaatAAGTTGAAGACATAATTTGTAATTGCTTTCTATACAAAATGTATATTTAGTAAAATTGTTACCTAAAGAAAGACATTATGCTTTATACAATTATTTAGACACATTCATATAACAGGGATTACCCCTAACACAAAGAGTTGCgtgttaaatttttcatatttatcCTTTTGAATATGTCATATAAAATTTATCTTACTTTATGTGACCCTTGGACTAATAACAAAACATAActataataagaaaaaattaataaacctcccctatttttaaatttgcatatatttattatgaATGAACATGTTTTCTGTAGGAAGTTAAAatagttttttctttgtctATATAGAAGATaacccccctctttttttaaaaaatattctccaCTATGAAATAgtctttaaaaataatgtaagCCAtgttaaataataaaaataggcACATGGACATAAGGATGCATTCATTCCTACGAGGCGAACTGAATTAAGTTACATCCCCTTGTTATTTAGGAAAATCCTTATTCACCTATTCAGATATCAGTTGTCGGCCAAATCGTGCAGAAGAAATCATTAGAGAATATTCACTTTTGAGCatagaaattatttaaaaaaaaggaaaatattattttttaagagaAGAAACTATGAATGTGATAACATGCACAAGCGCACGAGAATAGCATGAGTAGAAAAATTGTCTACTTTTATTACGATTTTATTAACAGCTGCAAAGTATGAAGCAGCAGTTTCACAGAGGCTAATGTCTATTAGTTAAGAGATGAAATGTCTGTGTTAAAATTCTTCGgattcaaattttttattcattgtTAAATTTGacttatgtaaaaaaaatgaatgcaaaaattgaaaaacatTATATATAGAATTCATTTGCCACGCTTTCCGAGAATTAAAAGAAGTCTTTGAAATTAatccaaatgaaaaatttcttGAAGCATTAATCAAAGATTATTCTTACCTTTTGCTTAAATTACAATGTTAATATATACTTGTTCAGACCGAGATCCATTTTTTGCtctaaaaaatgatatatatTCTATGAGATTCATTTACGTAAAATATTGTCCATTTAGTTTATATTACCTTTTGTTATGTTATACCATAGTATTAATAGCTCTTGAAGTcttgaaaattttatatttagtTCCACCTCAATAAAATCTtgattaaatattttttatataaaattgtAATGCTTATCACAGGTAGAATTAGAAAAACATGTAGGactgtgtatatataccaaTTTCCCCTCTTTGAAAGATATTGTTATATTTCTCCaacaagaaaaacaaaagagtAAGACACGAAAACTCTTTTCCTAAGTATATTTTTGATGTTCATTAAGAACGTAAAATTTTAGATTGTTGCATGTACAGAAAATTTTATGggtaaaatttaaaagaaataatccATTATAATTAGGCAAATACAATATACAATTTATTGGCAATGCAACAACTAGAAATATAAATTGCATAAATGTCATTTTCGCTTATTTGCAAAGTTTAAAAGAGACATTTGTGTGCCTGCATAACTAAGAATATTTGtcctattttttcatttttcatggAATTTAAGGAACTGATTCTTATCTGCGTAAAATACTTATGTATAAATGGCAAATAGGTGATATAACTTTATTTCGTCTTTAATAATGTATTTATTTGCCTTAGAATCCCCACACTATTGGTAATTTATTAACCcatgttaaaaatgtaccttttgattaaaattttttgatGAATAGAATTGTACATAATGCACTTtttagaaaatataaaacctgaatgaagaatggaaagctaaaaaagaaaatttacaatTGCGTCATGCATATAAAATGGTAACATGGTATCTTTTATATAACAGAATATACACATAAGACTTTTAAATGGAAACGAACCTATGGAGACAAATTCGTCAAGTGAGTTTTCCTATataattacatttttaagaCGTACCaaaataaatgttttttatgAGTATGTAGAAAATGAGAAAGCCAaggataaataaaaatgatcaCAAACATAACTTAAAACCTATTTTGAatacacaaaatgaaatttttcacttcctAAATGTTAACATGTTtaagaatgttttttaatGCTATCAAAACTAGAATAAGcgtttccaattttttaaaaagactatacttatatgttgatatagaacaaaaattacaatGTTATTCTTATTGTTAGTTTGAGAATTTTGTActataaagaaataaagacaAATGTGATGTACGTAGCATTTTACGTATAAACATcattaaaagaaaacaagCAAACACACATTTAAATATATCATAAAATTGTTTTCTCGAAACGCATATATACCAATTTGATGAAGACAAATTCATcttaatataattaaaaaaaaaattatgttgaAACAAGCACATCTTGGACAATGtctattttcatttgttgAATAGATGTTATATTTAGTTCCTATGGCTTGATTCACAATTctaaaaaggagggaaataaaaaagtataaataATGCATTCAACATTTTTACTAATCTTGCagaatataatattttttacatttatttacCTCTAGGGATATTTTTCATCGTTCTAGTCCAAAAAGCAGCTATATGCAAATTAAAGTGTAAAAAGGGGCGCTTTCCTCtgcttcatttatttatttcatttcacTCTTTCAATACCCTAAGTTGTTAAATAAAGACATTCACTTGTGCTTAAATGATACAAGTACATTGTACATAAAACAAATGTgtgaatacatatataatgaaCTTGCTTTTCCGTTTACTTGTATATAAAATCATCAAATGATATGTCCTGGtttttatttgcataaaATTCTACATTTAAAAAGGCGTCTACTTCATCTTCTGTCAGCCTCACACCAGTGCCTGTATTGGAATGAATTTTTCcggtttcccttttctttaattGGAAATGTAAGACAACACGTTTGTAACCAGGGTGTTACATTAAACAACATTTTTGTATGTGGTTATAAATAGACACTTTTAGCCTCTTACCCAATGTCATCAACAAATTTTTTAGCTTCCCAATGGTAATCGTTTTAGCGCTTTCCCTTGTATGAGCTTGCAGTGACGTTAATAGCAATTTTCCAATATTTTCATCATAGTAAAATTCTTGCATAATGGAGtagaaattatttaaatttatgTTACCGTGTATCCTACATTCTACATTTTGTAagagcaaaaataaattggagCATTAATGTAATGTTAAACGCTATAATATACAGTATGAACTATTAAAAATACATAAAGAGCAAAATGGGGGTAATCAAAATGTAGGAAATGTTTGCTTCACCGTCCAATAAAGCCGCGGATTCGTCTTTGTTCAGGTATATGCCAATAGATTTTAGTAAATGTATTAGCTGCTTCCCATCtaatccatttttattcttatcgAATTCGTTAAATATGGACTCTATTTCCAACCTCTTAATGGTGAGATTTAAAAGGGTAAGAAATTTATGTGAGTGTAGACAGCGCATGAAAGTAATTTGGGGTACTAACATAACAAAAGGTAcacgtatatgtgtaattatacatgtatatctTTTAAAGTTACCCTTTCTTTGGACAAAATGTACTTATTCATTTATGGTAGCTAGaggtaaaaaatttaattttaatgAAAGAGGTTAAACAGCACTACGGCTTTTATAAAGATGCGTAAAAATAAGCGCAGTTGTAAAGAATTAAATGTtattttgaaggaaaaatgggtaCACACCACAACTCCCTAAACAGAAATTCTGTATTTATTAATAATGAATAATACTAAAAATGCTTTGCACAATTGTGTTGGCCCTTTGTGGCTTATTTTGAAGCGCACATATTTGCGGGATAGTTGCAATAATTGTATATGGTAATAgcttgaaaaggaaaaagttaaaatagcaaaaatgtTGAATCTTTTAAGCTTTggttatgtatatataaaaaattgcgCACATATGTAAGCGAATAATAGCCATTTGCTTGTTAACAATGTGAGTAATTCCTTTTGCCAGTTAGGAAGTAATTTCGCGTGGCTGTTTCGGAAATTACGTGCAAATGGAGCTCATTGAACTACCATGAATTGTTGTCTTTTGCAAATATGAAACtgaatatacacatacatataactGGTATTCAACGcaacaaaaatatgttcaCATGTACGCAATATAAATTTCCGTTTTCATCAAACAGGTTGAACTGTGTACATGTTGGCTTCATTCACTTtgacattttatgcagtgtaatttttataaatatgcGATGGGGTGTACTTCGAAAagtgttaattttttaattcatcatTAAATTGTAAATGCTGTTGcgttattaaaaaaaaaaaaaaaaaaaaaaaaaaaaattcaaattagCTTTTTTGATATGTTCAGAGAGTCACTTCTCATATCATATTTGAGAGAACATTCGTTCGTTAACGTCtcgcataaaaaaattctgtatatacgaaaaaaaattatcctttGTTCGTGCATATTTCTCATAAGTTGAATAACGATTCTTAGTCATGCATATAAACTTTTTGATGGATGcacatatttatgtgtaaTAAATTTATATCTCTTTTGAGTGAACACAACTTCTGTTTTGTCTATATTTTACCAAATAGGATGTAGAAATTCAAAATATgaagagtggaaaaaaacaaaaggttGCCTTAAATACGTTAaataccttcttttttaccttttataGGTTGCTAAACATTGTAGTTTTTCCTTGGCAAAACATCAAATGTTAATTATACTCAGATTGGGTTCTCTGAAAGCACAAAATAATTTGCCTTTTCATCACAGTGAACTGGCGCTTACGAATATATCTAGAGCGACTTTGTTATGACTAAAAATGTTTGTGCGTTGAAACGAAGTAACATTGTGTTGTACCACTTTGTTAAATATTTTGTGAGTACACCAGgtgaaattatattttttggtaaAATGAAAGACGCACGCCTTcactgtttttattttgtaaaaaaaatatcagttacgcttcttttaaaatttatgcTAAGaatgtgacaaaaaaaattgctacattgttaaaggggaaatgttACTTCGGGGGAACAATAAAAGGTAGTATGTTGAGCTGAATTATTTTAGTCCCCATTCAAGTAAAATGGGAGGATGTTGAATTGGGCAGTTCGCTCAAAAAACTTCGTTCTATACTCTTGCTTCGTGTACGCTAGATGATATGCTTAAGAAGTATAATTTTGATGGTGTAACATATTGCTCCCAATTTTGCTACTATGAAACGCTTTCGTAAAATATACCAGTTGTGTGTTGGGCAGGTTGATAAAactcttctccttttgtgtgttcattttctttgttgcaaaaatttattttccacttcGCATTTCCATTTCTGTTCACTTCACTGCTCATGCAACTCTCTTAAATTAACAGCGTGTTTACTGTTATCCATGATACCTTCggtaaagaaaataaaaaatgaaccccATATAATGTTTCCTTTATCTACAATTCATCACAAGGGGGATGTGTTTTTATCCCCAACAGCAGATTCAGCATTCTGCTTATCCAGGGAAATGAATACgtaatatacacataaaaaatatatatgtacatatgtacacgtgCACATGTGAACATGCGCACACTTTTGTGCCCCTTTCCACATACCAGGAATGCAGAAAGCCCAACAAATACGTTGCTCGTTGCGATGCTATAATTGTCCATAAAATGATTTtcatctatttttttgttgtacaGGGCAAAGGACGTAAGAAActggaaaacgaaaaaaaagagaaatccCCAAATGCCTTTAATGTGCAAAAATCCAAATAGTATCCCCGCTGCGATGCCTACGTCGTTAAAAATGTTGAcaaagaggaataaaaaggagcacgtatacatatgcacatgacTTTTTATGCACATGTGGGTGTCTCACGTTTTCACTTTCTATGTGAGctgaatatttttccccttaccTATCACTTGcttacaataaaaaaaagcgtcATCCATTTCGTtctgtggaagaaaaaacagaattgAGGTTCgtataaaaaaaggttttttcTTTGTCAAATGTGTATGCACAGACGCATGAGTAGGGACTTAAAATTGAAATACGCGTGTTTGTACACGTTGCGTGtgatacgtatatatatacatatatatatatatatatatatatatatatatttgcattttcctAATCAGTTCTGTTATTGCGAAAACGAggaaaattcattttggtcAACCTTTGTCAATTTCTCGTGGAGCAGCTTCCTAAATAATCTgctgtcatttttttcacttggtTTTGTcatctttaaaaaatggtaagtttaaaaatgttcatcTAGTggtgttttatttattttcatccccCAGGAACAgttttttatcattccaagaaaaagaatgcgTACGATTTGACAACATCTATTACgcattcataatattttggaAAAGAAGGCTTTAAGAAAATGTTAATTCGTGTTAAAAAgcatgaggggaaaaaggaccaaaaaaaaaaaaaaaaaaaggctaacTAAATGGTAACAAAATGGTAATAACAACATAAGCTACTATGCATTTCGTTATGTTTATTAATGTCccaaatttttaaagtgaaaaataaagaaaaaaaaaaaaaatcctcaaaatttttttcacttttgaaaattgtaaaaaaaaaccttgTAAGTGCCCCCGCTCTCAGTTGAAAGGTGAAATTACTTAATGTTAGGggttcagaaaaaataaggccTCATTGCCAGCATTGTCATAAAATTTATAAACAAACAATCGGCTATATATGCGATGCTGAATTTAGCGTAAGGGGGACACATCCCCATACATACACTCCTGCCTCTgtgcaaagaaaaattgcCATTGTAGTTGGAAAAGTAGTAATTTCACATCTTACAAGTCAtaatgaaggaaatgaaaaaatttatactgacatgttaaaaatggaggaaattttctttGCAGGTCTTTTCTGAAAGTTCAATCCATCATAAGTATTAAAACAATGTACAATaggcttcaaaaaaaaaaaaaaaaaaaaaggaaaaagaaggttttggACCAGAATGCCCAAAAGCCAAAAGCGCCTTGGGCGGTGTTCGATCTACTTAACAACTGCTACTTGGAcatgttcaaaaaaaaaaaaaaaaaaatcaagccAAATTGCATTAAATCACTTAACGAACAAATATACTTTCATTTTAACccaaaatttggaaaaaatggaagaaaaatgcacattttgTGTTGTGAACTGGCAATAAGGAGAAATGTGTGTCATAATATAATTTGTTTCACTCATAAGTTGATCCTCATtcatggaggaaaaatgatttttttttttttttttttttttttacaacccCTTGGTCAACATTTGGAAATAAATTCATGCATAAAATGAAAgtgtaaaagaaaattttccttcctgcatttttcaccttttcaaaaagaaaagacaaaCAAGATGTTAATGTCATATTGAGATGTAAGCATTTGAACTTTCGAATGACACATGTTTCCAGAACAATGGAAACCCACACACAAACATAACACCTGCCTTCTCCCAAATTGTAGAAATAAGATTGTTTCACATAATttttgtctatttttttggcattttttgttgttaaCATAatagttccattttttaaaatattgcacggaaaaaaaagaggaacattttatgcacaactgtaacttttaaaaatgtgcaaataaaTTCCTATATGCGTGTTCTGCATAAGcttaattcttttattttattcctcccACACCAGTCCCCCATTTGTGCAAGTGCACACTTTTTTCCGTTACATATcttgcatttattttttttacctgtaaaaaaaataaatagcaAAATAAGGTCAATAGTACCTTATCCCTTTCACCAAATGCCCCGaagtaaataaataattttaacaAATGTTGACCAAGTACAGGAATTCCAAACGGAAGCGCATAACCGTACATACGAAAATGAGTTACACAAAGAATGCGCCATTAAAAAGATCCCCCTTCACGGGTATGCAAAATGCGTTACAACGCGTAGCTACAAACATTTCCTACTCGAATGTTACACGCTCATTCTGTGTAAATGTTTCATATATGTCTACGGGGTATCCCACTAAACTTGTCCTCCTTCTCTGC of the Plasmodium knowlesi strain H genome assembly, chromosome: 5 genome contains:
- a CDS encoding centrin, putative, which codes for MNKYILSKERRLEIESIFNEFDKNKNGLDGKQLIHLLKSIGIYLNKDESAALLDECRIHGNINLNNFYSIMQEFYYDENIGKLLLTSLQAHTRESAKTITIGKLKNLLMTLGTGVRLTEDEVDAFLNVEFYANKNQDISFDDFIYKVLKE
- a CDS encoding Rab5-interacting protein, putative, whose protein sequence is MTKPSEKNDSRLFRKLLHEKLTKNEMDDAFFYCKQVIGIAAGILFGFLHIKGIWGFLFFFVFQFLTSFALYNKKIDENHFMDNYSIATSNVFVGLSAFLVSWITVNTLLI